The genomic region CTCCGACATCCCACGAGCCTAACCCACTATCCGTCATGTTGACGGAAACTCTCCTGGTCGGCTACGGTCTGGGACTCGGATCCAAACGACCGGAGCGACACACATGATCGTGATGCTCACCGCGCTCGAAGTGGAGTACGCCGCGGTGCGCGCGCACCTGTCCGGCATCGCGACCCACCACCACCCGTCAGGGACCCTGTTCGAGGTGGGCACCGCCGGTGGGCAGGAGATCGCCATCGCCCTGACCGGGATGGGCAACTCCAGCGCCGCCACCATCACCGAACGCGCCATCACCAGGTTCGAACCCGACCTCGTCATGTTCGTCGGCGTCGCCGGCGGCCTGCGCGACTGGCTGGAGCTCGGCGAGGTCGTGGTCGCCAGCCGCGTCTACGGCTACCACGGCGGCCGCGAGACGGCGGACGGGTTCCACGCGCGGCCGCGAGCGTGGGACATGCCGCACGACGTCGAGCAGCTCGCCCGCTCGATCGTGCGCGGCGGGGCGTGGTGCGAGAACCCGCCGGAGGTCCACTTCGAACCCATCGCGGCCGGCGAGGTGGTGCTCAACTCGACCGAGTCACCGCTGGCCAAGCAGATCCACCACCACTACAACGACGCCGTCGCGGTCGAGATGGAGAGCGCCGGGGTCGCGAACGCCGCCCACCTGAACATGGCCACGCCGTCGGTGACCGTGCGCGGCATCAGCGACCTGGTCGACGACAAGGACGTCACCGACAAGCAGGGCTGGCAGCCCAAGGCCGCCGCCAACGCCGCCGCGTTCGCCGTCGCCCTCGCCGGCGCACTCGCGCAGGCCCGCGGCCATCAGCGAAAGGCCCGGCCGGTGGGCGGCACGACCAACAACTTCCACAACCACGGCACGGTCGGTCAGCAGATCGGCACCACGGGCTCGCCGCGCGACCGGCTCGACGCCATCACGGCGGCCGTGGTGCACGCGCACAACACCGGCCAGATGGACACGGCGTGGTTCACCACGGCCATGGTCGCGCTGGACAACCTGCGCAACTCCTCCGCACCGCTCGACCTCCGGCCGCTCAAGGCACTGCTCGGCGGTGTGCCCGCACTGCGCCCGGTGCTCGACACCATCGTGGACGACTAGATGACGGCGGCAGCCACCAACAGCTTCGACAACCAGGGCGACGTCGAGACACTGCGGATGGCCGAGCGGTTGCTCGAACAGGTGCGGCGTGTGCGAGGCCCGGCTGCAGGGGCGGCACGAGGGTCCGCCGCCGGAGGTACCGGACTGGAAGATCGAGGAGATCTCGTGTCGGGTGCACGCGGCCTTCAACGCGGAACGGCCGCCCAGGCGGACCGTCCGCCACCACGTCAACCCGAAGAACCCGGAGCCGCGGCAGGACTGGGACGCCGACACGGCCGGGCTGCGCATGTCGACGGTCGACTGGCTCGTCCGGATCTGCGGCGCCTCCCGGACCGAGCCGTCCGGGCTGATGTGGCTGGTCCGCTGGTACGCCAAGGTGTCGCCGGTCGTGGGCATCGTGGCCGTGGTGTTCTTCGGGCTGGCGCTGATCGGGATGCAGCCGGGGCCGGGCGCGCTGTTCGCGATCGGGCTCGGCGTCGGCGCGTTCGGGACGAGCGAGGTGCCGGCGACGTTCCGGGTGCGGGCGGCGCTGCGGGCGGACTGTTCCGAGCAGCTGCGCGAGGAGGACGAGGCCTACCGGGGCTGGCTGGAGCTGTTGCGCGACAG from Lentzea guizhouensis harbors:
- a CDS encoding 5'-methylthioadenosine/S-adenosylhomocysteine nucleosidase gives rise to the protein MIVMLTALEVEYAAVRAHLSGIATHHHPSGTLFEVGTAGGQEIAIALTGMGNSSAATITERAITRFEPDLVMFVGVAGGLRDWLELGEVVVASRVYGYHGGRETADGFHARPRAWDMPHDVEQLARSIVRGGAWCENPPEVHFEPIAAGEVVLNSTESPLAKQIHHHYNDAVAVEMESAGVANAAHLNMATPSVTVRGISDLVDDKDVTDKQGWQPKAAANAAAFAVALAGALAQARGHQRKARPVGGTTNNFHNHGTVGQQIGTTGSPRDRLDAITAAVVHAHNTGQMDTAWFTTAMVALDNLRNSSAPLDLRPLKALLGGVPALRPVLDTIVDD